The following proteins are encoded in a genomic region of Streptococcus constellatus subsp. constellatus:
- the rpoB gene encoding DNA-directed RNA polymerase subunit beta encodes MAGHEVQYGKHRTRRSFSRIKEVLDLPNLIEIQTDSFKDFLDHGLKEVFEDVLPISNFTDTMDLEFVGYEIKESKYTLEEARIHDASYSAPIFVTFRLINKETGEIKTQEVFFGDFPIMTEMGTFIINGGERIIVSQLVRSPGVYFNDKVDKNGKVGYGSTVIPNRGAWLELETDSKDIAYTRIDRTRKIPFTTLVRALGFSGDDEIFDIFGDSDLVRNTIEKDIHKNPMDSRTDEALKEIYERLRPGEPKTADSSRSLLVARFFDPHRYDLAAVGRYKINKKLNIKTRLLNQTIAEPLVDPETGEILVEAGTVMTRSVIDSIADYLDGDLNKITYIPNDAAVLTDPVVLQKFKVVAPTDPDRVVTIIGNANPGDRVHTITPADILAEMSYFLNLAEGIGRVDDIDHLGNRRIRAVGELLANQVRLGLSRMERNVRERMSVQDNEVLTPQQIINIRPVTAAIKEFFGSSQLSQFMDQHNPLSELSHKRRLSALGPGGLTRDRAGYEVRDVHYTHYGRMCPIETPEGPNIGLINNLSSYGHLNKYGFIQTPYRKVDRETGLVTNEIVWLTADEEDEYIVAQANSKLTEDGRFAEAIVMGRHQGNNQEFPSDQVDFMDVSPKQVVAVATACIPFLENDDSNRALMGANMQRQAVPLIDPHAPYVGTGMEYQAAHDSGAAIIAQHDGKVVYSDAAKVEVRREDGSLDVYHITKFRRSNSGTSYNQRTLVKVGDTVEKGDFIADGPSMEKGEMALGQNPIVAYMTWEGYNFEDAVIMSERLVKDDVYTSVHLEEFESETRDTKLGPEEITREIPNVGEDALRDLDEMGIIRIGAEVKEGDILVGKVTPKGEKDLSAEERLLHAIFGDKSREVRDTSLRVPHGGAGVVRDVKIFTRANGDELQSGVNMLVRVYIAQKRKIRVGDKMAGRHGNKGVVSRIVPVEDMPYLPDGTPVDIMLNPLGVPSRMNIGQVMELHLGMAARNLGIHIATPVFDGASSDDLWDTVREAGMDSDAKTILYDGRTGEPFDNRVSVGVMYMIKLHHMVDDKLHARSVGPYSTVTQQPLGGKAQFGGQRFGEMEVWALEAYGASNVLQEILTYKSDDINGRLRAYEAITKGKPIPKPGVPESFRVLVKELQSLGLDMRVLDEDDNEVELRDLDEGMDDDVIHVDDLEKAREKAAQEARAAFEAEGKE; translated from the coding sequence TTGGCAGGACATGAAGTTCAATACGGGAAACACCGTACTCGTCGTAGTTTTTCAAGAATCAAGGAAGTTCTTGATTTACCAAATTTGATTGAAATCCAGACGGATTCGTTCAAAGATTTTCTTGACCATGGTTTGAAAGAAGTATTTGAAGATGTACTTCCTATTTCAAACTTTACAGACACTATGGATCTGGAGTTTGTTGGTTATGAAATCAAAGAATCCAAATACACTTTAGAAGAAGCACGGATTCACGATGCTAGCTATTCTGCACCTATTTTTGTGACGTTCCGTTTAATCAATAAAGAAACCGGCGAAATCAAGACGCAAGAAGTCTTCTTTGGCGATTTTCCAATCATGACAGAAATGGGAACGTTTATCATCAACGGTGGTGAGCGGATTATCGTATCACAGCTCGTTCGTTCTCCAGGTGTTTACTTCAATGATAAAGTAGACAAAAATGGGAAGGTTGGGTATGGTTCAACCGTCATTCCAAACCGTGGAGCTTGGTTAGAGTTGGAAACGGACTCAAAAGATATTGCCTACACTCGGATTGACCGCACTCGTAAAATTCCATTTACAACGCTTGTTCGTGCACTTGGTTTCTCTGGTGATGATGAAATCTTTGATATTTTCGGTGATAGCGATCTCGTTCGCAATACGATTGAAAAAGATATCCACAAAAATCCGATGGATTCACGTACAGATGAAGCGCTGAAAGAAATCTATGAACGCCTTCGTCCAGGTGAGCCTAAGACAGCGGATAGCTCACGTAGTCTGTTGGTTGCTCGTTTCTTTGATCCACATCGTTATGACTTGGCGGCAGTTGGTCGTTACAAGATTAATAAAAAATTAAATATCAAAACACGTTTGTTAAATCAAACGATTGCAGAACCTTTGGTTGACCCAGAAACAGGAGAAATCTTAGTAGAAGCCGGAACAGTTATGACGCGTAGTGTCATTGATAGTATTGCAGACTATTTGGATGGAGATTTGAATAAAATCACTTATATTCCAAATGATGCAGCTGTATTGACAGATCCAGTCGTTCTTCAAAAATTCAAAGTCGTGGCACCAACTGATCCAGATCGCGTGGTAACTATTATTGGGAACGCTAATCCAGGTGATCGGGTTCATACGATTACACCAGCGGATATCTTGGCTGAGATGAGCTACTTCCTCAACTTAGCAGAAGGCATCGGCCGTGTGGATGATATTGACCACTTGGGAAATCGTCGGATTCGTGCGGTAGGTGAATTGCTTGCTAACCAAGTGCGTCTTGGACTTTCTCGCATGGAGCGCAATGTGCGTGAACGCATGAGCGTGCAAGATAACGAAGTACTGACTCCGCAACAAATCATTAACATACGCCCAGTTACAGCAGCTATCAAAGAATTCTTTGGTTCCTCTCAATTGTCTCAATTTATGGATCAACACAATCCACTGTCTGAGTTGTCTCACAAGCGTCGTTTATCTGCCTTAGGACCTGGTGGTTTAACACGTGACCGTGCAGGATACGAAGTGCGTGACGTGCACTATACCCACTATGGTCGTATGTGTCCGATTGAAACACCTGAAGGACCAAATATTGGTTTGATCAATAACTTGTCCTCTTATGGGCATTTGAATAAATATGGCTTTATCCAAACGCCTTACCGTAAAGTGGATCGTGAAACAGGTCTGGTCACCAATGAAATCGTCTGGTTAACAGCGGATGAAGAAGATGAATACATCGTTGCTCAAGCAAATTCTAAGTTAACAGAAGACGGGCGTTTTGCAGAAGCGATTGTTATGGGACGTCACCAAGGGAATAACCAAGAATTTCCTTCAGATCAGGTGGATTTCATGGATGTGTCGCCTAAACAGGTAGTTGCCGTTGCGACAGCATGTATTCCTTTCCTTGAAAATGATGACTCAAACCGTGCCCTCATGGGTGCTAACATGCAGCGGCAAGCTGTTCCGTTGATTGACCCACACGCACCATATGTTGGGACAGGAATGGAGTACCAAGCAGCTCATGATTCTGGAGCAGCGATTATTGCACAGCACGACGGTAAAGTTGTATATTCTGATGCTGCCAAAGTTGAAGTTCGTCGTGAAGACGGTTCGCTTGATGTCTATCATATTACGAAATTCCGCCGTTCAAACTCTGGTACTTCTTACAACCAACGTACGCTGGTGAAAGTTGGCGATACGGTTGAAAAAGGCGACTTTATTGCAGACGGACCTTCTATGGAAAAAGGTGAAATGGCGCTTGGACAAAATCCAATCGTTGCTTATATGACATGGGAAGGTTACAACTTTGAAGATGCCGTTATCATGAGTGAACGTCTAGTAAAAGATGACGTTTATACCTCTGTTCACTTGGAAGAATTTGAATCAGAAACACGTGATACAAAGCTTGGTCCTGAAGAAATTACGCGCGAAATTCCAAACGTTGGGGAAGATGCGCTAAGAGACCTTGACGAAATGGGAATTATCCGCATTGGTGCTGAGGTGAAAGAGGGCGACATTCTTGTCGGTAAAGTAACGCCGAAAGGTGAAAAAGACTTATCCGCTGAAGAACGCCTGCTTCATGCAATTTTCGGTGATAAATCTCGTGAAGTACGTGACACATCTCTTCGTGTACCACATGGTGGTGCTGGGGTTGTCCGTGATGTGAAAATCTTTACTCGTGCGAACGGTGATGAATTGCAATCTGGTGTCAACATGTTGGTGCGTGTTTACATTGCTCAAAAACGAAAGATCCGCGTTGGGGATAAGATGGCCGGACGCCACGGAAATAAAGGGGTTGTTTCCCGTATCGTTCCAGTTGAGGATATGCCTTATCTTCCAGACGGAACACCAGTAGACATCATGTTGAACCCACTTGGGGTGCCATCACGTATGAATATCGGACAGGTTATGGAGCTTCACCTTGGTATGGCTGCTCGCAACCTTGGTATCCACATAGCAACGCCAGTATTTGACGGAGCAAGCTCAGATGACCTTTGGGATACTGTTCGTGAAGCAGGCATGGATAGCGATGCCAAGACGATTCTTTATGATGGTCGTACGGGCGAGCCGTTTGACAACCGTGTATCTGTCGGTGTCATGTATATGATTAAATTGCACCACATGGTCGATGATAAGCTTCATGCCCGTTCAGTTGGTCCTTATTCAACCGTTACACAGCAACCACTTGGTGGTAAAGCTCAATTCGGTGGACAACGTTTTGGAGAAATGGAAGTTTGGGCTTTGGAAGCTTACGGTGCTTCTAACGTCCTTCAAGAAATCTTGACCTACAAGTCAGATGATATCAATGGTCGTTTGAGAGCTTATGAAGCTATTACTAAAGGTAAACCAATTCCAAAACCAGGTGTGCCAGAATCTTTCCGTGTTCTTGTGAAAGAATTGCAGTCACTTGGTCTTGACATGCGCGTCCTAGATGAAGATGACAATGAAGTAGAACTTCGTGACTTGGATGAAGGCATGGATGACGATGTGATTCACGTAGATGACCTTGAAAAAGCGCGTGAAAAGGCAGCTCAAGAAGCGAGAGCAGCTTTTGAAGCTGAAGGAAAAGAATAA